AGAATGTGCTATTGTGCAAATGGCTATTATCAATTACCGGATTTATGTGCAAGATTATCATGGTTGGCAGACATTCTATGCCGGTTGTTTGTGAAAAACGGATGCCGTTTTAATTTGCAAAATCACACCAATTTCCCACCATGCCGGCTAACAGTGCGTAGATGCTGTCGGTACAAATTCCAAGCCCAACGAACGTTAACCCAAGAAGGAATGTCTGCTCCCAGATATACCCCCGTGACACATCGACGAACTGAGGAAGAAATGCAAGGAAGAAAAGCGCGGTTTTTGGATTCAAAACCGCTACCAATGTTCCTTGGATGAATATATGGGATAATCTTTTTCGTTGATATTCCGTTGAAATGTGGTCGTCATTACTAAATAGTCGTCTTATGCCAAGGTAGATTAGATAAGCGGCACCAAGATATTTTACTACGCTAAAGGCAACAGCCGATGAGGTTAGAATCGCTGACAAACCAACTGCAGCACAGGCAGCAAGAATTGCGCTCCCCAGCGCGTTACCAAAGACAGACACGAGACCGGCCTTTCGTCCCTGGTCAATACTGCGGGTCGTTATATAAAGAACCGATGGGCCAGGGATTAGCAGCAAAACCAATGCAGCAACAACAAATAACATAAAACTATGCGGGTCAAGAATGGTTAGTATCCTCCTATCGGTTATTACTCTTTATTCACA
This region of Bacillota bacterium genomic DNA includes:
- a CDS encoding LysE family translocator; this translates as MLFVVAALVLLLIPGPSVLYITTRSIDQGRKAGLVSVFGNALGSAILAACAAVGLSAILTSSAVAFSVVKYLGAAYLIYLGIRRLFSNDDHISTEYQRKRLSHIFIQGTLVAVLNPKTALFFLAFLPQFVDVSRGYIWEQTFLLGLTFVGLGICTDSIYALLAGMVGNWCDFAN